Proteins encoded in a region of the Pocillopora verrucosa isolate sample1 chromosome 11, ASM3666991v2, whole genome shotgun sequence genome:
- the LOC131794584 gene encoding OTU domain-containing protein 5-A-like, with protein MTILPKKKHSESKKTDTSSSNDNRTRIRNNSSWTSSAGVTERNRSTEEYSGHGEEQYLGNSFESREAADVASNTSKRRHRSPPHRHKYHERHSEEAGNNSSDEYECTQTDQPLSTEEMERQFEQALKEKKGFVIKKMAQDGACLFRAVAEHVYGDQEMHSVVRRHCMDYMFKNEDYFSQYVTEDFKSYIKRKRENHCHGNHIEMQAMCEMYNRTIEVYQYSTEPINIFHSSYKTDYEPIRLSYHNGVHYNAVLNPNKPSVGVGLGLSGYKPWGTLVNDAFKQSEDWQIEQQMLADKLRCTDWEATNEAMEEAVARESFLEFLREREKRSRGTRTLPCSSPTATSSTSTCTESKRPTSPHHREREREAAESAPPSKSPRHSPSSPRHETLASASSSETKSSPPASNATMTCTVSSVKPTYYDSKPGCSTESSNPPSPPGATGGSDGPNYLDFLPPNGYGFSKWEDESILAAVLAESQREYFDKLRKGAAGKDKSSEDDCKS; from the exons ATGACcattttaccaaagaaaaagCATTCAGAATCCAAGAAGACTGATACAAGTTCAAGCAATGACAACAGAACGCGGATACGCAATAATTCTTCTTGGACTTCTTCCGCTGGCGTTACCGAAAGAAATCGCTCGACCGAAGAGTATTCTGGCCATGGCGAAGAGCAATACCTAGGAAATAGTTTTGAGAGTAGAGAAGCGGCTGATGTAGCTTCTAACACTTCGAAGAGAAGGCATAGAAGTCCTCCACATCGACACAAATATCATGAAAGGCACAGTGAAGAAGCGGGAAATAACAGCTCCGATGAATACGAGTGTACCCAAACCGACCAACCTTTGTCGACCGAAGAG ATGGAGAGACAGTTTGAACAAGctcttaaagaaaagaaaggttttgttATCAAGAAAATGGCACAAGATGGTGCTTGTTTATTTCGAGCGGTTG CTGAACATGTATATGGTGATCAAGAAATGCACTCAGTGGTCAGAAGGCACTGTATGGACTACATG TTCAAGAATGAAGACTACTTCTCTCAGTATGTTACTGAAGACTTTAAAAGCTACATCAAACGTAAACGTGAAAATCATTGCCATGGAAACCACATTGAGATGCAGGCTATGTGTGAGATGTATAACAGGACAATTGAAGTTTATCAGTATAGCACAG AACCCATAAATATTTTCCACAGTTCTTACAAGACTGATTATGAACCAATCCGCCTCAGTTACCACAATGGTGTGCACTATAATGCAGTTCTTAATCCTAACAAGCCATCTGTTGGTGTAGGACTTGGACTTTCTGGTTACAAACCATGG GGCACCCTGGTGAATGATGCATTCAAGCAGTCAGAAGACTGGCAAATTGAACAG CAAATGTTAGCGGATAAACTGCGTTGTACTGACTGGGAAGCAACAAATGAGGCCATGGAAGAAGCAGTAGCCAGAGAATCATTCTTAGAGTTCCtcagagaaagagaaaaacgatCAAGGGGAACTAGAACATTG ccgTGTTCCAGTCCTACTGCAACCAGCAGTACATCAACATGCACTGAGTCTAAGCGTCCAACATCCCCTCATCATAGAGAACGTGAGCGTGAGGCTGCAGAAAGTGCCCCTCCCAGCAAATCTCCGCGTCATTCTCCCAGTTCACCCAGGCATGAGACTTTGGCAAGTGCATCTTCATCAGAAACAAAATCTAGCCCTCCAGCAAGTAATGCAACGATGACATGTACTGTTAGCAGTGTGAAACCAACTTACTACGATTCCAAGCCGGGATGTTCGACAGAGTCGTCTAATCCACCCTCACCCCCTGGGGCTACTGGTGGTTCAGATGGTCCAAATTACCTAGACTTCTTACCTCCCAACGGATATG GTTTTTCCAAATGGGAAGACGAAAGTATTCTGGCAGCTGTCTTAGCAGAGTCTCAAAGAGAATACTTCGACAAACTTAGAAAGGGTGCTGCAGGGAAAGACAAGAGCAGTGAGGATGATTGCAAATCGTAG
- the LOC131794598 gene encoding exonuclease 3'-5' domain-containing protein 2 isoform X4 yields the protein MDGQMPESVRDILEDKTILKFGVGIMDDAKRLSGMCGIDVSGCVDLRHVIQRCREGNIVQSRNQKMSLDALAKRVLGVTMDKYWRICCSNWEADEFERRQIEYAMNDAMVGSHIFLRLVKSKLDARKMVRSIVTPAGEPVNVKKSLSTHSGSVLHEESISMVGNQENYSQMQYCDSRKCDHVDQKLKEYSNGFIFDTEELDVLTFTADLKKLESEHDDDKGYLRQEEVLSLLQDSVFCQRASSLCQGVVDVSFKNVESITDKDKSKKQENVTEMHNRKPYKRGTIRKSPLYMNCMLAAPDGSRLCTLDRKKADWYIEKGIGKLTNLDPYTVQLNFEPSGRPGSEDSYYLNFKDNICVVCGSSKSYLRKNIVPHDYRRYFPLVLKDHHSHDVLLMCSECHRLSAFHDDKLRKELERKYNAPLGNASVARLVEDPDLKKVKSAAKALNYAGQNLPSARHEQLTCIVQEHFKISSLTPEMIQEAATMETRKENSNYVSHGQEVVKKIREEGKLLEFEKMWRQHFLDTMRPRHLPPLWSVDHRHDSLKEKIEDLNDS from the exons ATGGATGGCCAAATGCCTGAATCAGTAAGAGACATTCTAGAAGATAAGACCATTCTCAAATTCGGTGTTGGAATAATGGACGATGCCAAGAGATTGTCAGGGATGTGTGGTATTGATGTGTCTGGCTGTGTGGATCTGAGACACGTGATTCAGAGATGCCGAGAGGGGAACATTGTCCAGTCTAG AAATCAGAAGATGAGCTTGGATGCCTTAGCTAAGAGAGTTCTTGGTGTGACCATGGACAAGTATTGGAGAATTTGCTGTAGCAACTGGGAGGCAGATGAATTTGAAAGAAGGCAGATTGAGTATGCAATGAATGATGCCATGGTCGGGAGTCATATTTTTCTTAGATTGGTAAAATCTAAACTGGATGCACGAAAAATGGTGAGATCTATAGTCACACCAGCTGGGGAACCTGTCAATGTGAAAAAGAGTTTGAGCACACATTCTGGATCTGTGTTGCATGAAGAGAGCATCAGCATGGTTggtaatcaagaaaattatTCCCAGATGCAATACTGTGATTCTAGAAAGTGTGATCATGTTGATCAGAAGCTTAAAGAATACAGCAATGGTTTTATTTTTGACACAGAGGAGCTCGATGTTTTAACCTTTACAGCAGATCTAAAAAAGTTGGAGTCAGAACATGATGATGACAAAGGATACCTTCGTCAAGAGGAAGTCCTTTCTCTTCTACAAGATTCAGTCTTTTGTCAAAGAGCTAGTTCACTCTGTCAAGGAGTTGTTGATGTATCATTTAAGAATGTAGAAAGTATCACAGACAAGgataaaagcaaaaagcaaGAAAACGTGACAGAAATGCATAACAGGAAGCCTTACAAAAGAGGTACCATTAGAAAATCCCCTCTATACATGAACTGCATGCTGGCTGCACCTGATGGATCAAGGTTGTGTACTCTGGATCGCAAGAAGGCTGATTGGTATATTGAAAAGGGAATTG GCAAGCTGACAAACCTTGACCCGTACACAGTCCAGCTCAACTTTGAACCCTCAGGAAGGCCTGGGTCAGAGGATTCTTATTACCTCAATTTTAAAGACAATATTTGTGTTGTGTGTGGTAGCAGTAAGAGTTATTTGAGGAAAAATATTGTTCCTCACGACTACCGCAGATACTTTCCACTAGTCTTGAAAGATCATCATTCCCACGATGTGTTACTTATGTGCTCTGAATGCCATCGTCTTTCCGCGTTTCACGATGACAAGTTGAGGAAAGAGCTGGAAAGGAAGTACAATGCTCCTTTGG GAAATGCCAGTGTGGCCCGCCTCGTGGAAGATCCCGATCTAAAGAAAGTGAAATCAGCTGCAAAAGCTTTGAACTATGCTGGACAAAACTTGCCTTCAGCCAGGCATGAACAACTCACTTGCATTGTCCAAGAACATTTTAAGATCTCCAGTTTGACTCCTGAAATGATTCAAGAAGCTGCAACAATGGAAACTCGGAAAGAGAATTCGAATTATGTCTCTCATGGGCAAGAAGTCGTGAAAAAGATCCGGGAAGAGGGAAAATTGCTCGAGTTTGAGAAAATGTGGAGACAGCACTTTTTGGACACGATGCGCCCGCGTCACCTGCCACCTTTGTGGTCAGTTGACCATCGTCATGAtagtttaaaggaaaaaattgaggaTTTAAACGACAGCTGA
- the LOC131794598 gene encoding exonuclease 3'-5' domain-containing protein 2 isoform X1 — MYILRFLAGKRALYSKIFLYIGQMESSKVRNATITSFTTLSNASKRKIGLGEPKSDRGREIEVRPSRLYSVIGTVSLSLLMFIRWFLGIVLLGPTQQLNRTFDRKIPSKNSASNQESKPKTMRGFILDDVASCDKLLQSYRSQYPLKLNFLGIDCEWVSIKHQKNSPVALLQIATPLSDCFLIRLCKMDGQMPESVRDILEDKTILKFGVGIMDDAKRLSGMCGIDVSGCVDLRHVIQRCREGNIVQSRNQKMSLDALAKRVLGVTMDKYWRICCSNWEADEFERRQIEYAMNDAMVGSHIFLRLVKSKLDARKMVRSIVTPAGEPVNVKKSLSTHSGSVLHEESISMVGNQENYSQMQYCDSRKCDHVDQKLKEYSNGFIFDTEELDVLTFTADLKKLESEHDDDKGYLRQEEVLSLLQDSVFCQRASSLCQGVVDVSFKNVESITDKDKSKKQENVTEMHNRKPYKRGTIRKSPLYMNCMLAAPDGSRLCTLDRKKADWYIEKGIGKLTNLDPYTVQLNFEPSGRPGSEDSYYLNFKDNICVVCGSSKSYLRKNIVPHDYRRYFPLVLKDHHSHDVLLMCSECHRLSAFHDDKLRKELERKYNAPLGNASVARLVEDPDLKKVKSAAKALNYAGQNLPSARHEQLTCIVQEHFKISSLTPEMIQEAATMETRKENSNYVSHGQEVVKKIREEGKLLEFEKMWRQHFLDTMRPRHLPPLWSVDHRHDSLKEKIEDLNDS; from the exons ATGTACATTCTGCGCTTTTTAGCCGGTAAACGAGCTTTGTAttctaaaattttcctttatatCGGTCAAATGGAGTCATCTAAAGTAAGGAACGCGACTATCACTTCCTTTACGACTCTTTCTAACGCTAGTAAGCGTAAAATTGGTCTTGGGGAACCCAAATCTGATAGAGGCCGAGAAATCGAAGTCAGACCGTCACGCTTATATTCTGTTATTGGAACAGTAAGTCTTTCACTCCTTATGTTTATAAGATGGTTCCTTGGCATTGTTCTCCTTGGTCCAACTCAACAGTTAAATAGAACGTTTGATCGCAAAATACCGTCGAAAAACTCCGCCTCCAACCAAGAATCGAAACCGAAGACTATGCGTGGTTTCATACTTGATGATGTGGCATCATGTGACAAACTCTTGCAATCCTACAGGTCACAGTATCCtcttaaattgaattttcttgGAATAGATTGCGAGTGGGTAAGTATTAAACATCAGAAAAACTCTCCGGTTGCATTATTACAGATTGCAACACCCTTGTCTGATTGCTTCCTTATTCGTTTGTGTAAAATGGATGGCCAAATGCCTGAATCAGTAAGAGACATTCTAGAAGATAAGACCATTCTCAAATTCGGTGTTGGAATAATGGACGATGCCAAGAGATTGTCAGGGATGTGTGGTATTGATGTGTCTGGCTGTGTGGATCTGAGACACGTGATTCAGAGATGCCGAGAGGGGAACATTGTCCAGTCTAG AAATCAGAAGATGAGCTTGGATGCCTTAGCTAAGAGAGTTCTTGGTGTGACCATGGACAAGTATTGGAGAATTTGCTGTAGCAACTGGGAGGCAGATGAATTTGAAAGAAGGCAGATTGAGTATGCAATGAATGATGCCATGGTCGGGAGTCATATTTTTCTTAGATTGGTAAAATCTAAACTGGATGCACGAAAAATGGTGAGATCTATAGTCACACCAGCTGGGGAACCTGTCAATGTGAAAAAGAGTTTGAGCACACATTCTGGATCTGTGTTGCATGAAGAGAGCATCAGCATGGTTggtaatcaagaaaattatTCCCAGATGCAATACTGTGATTCTAGAAAGTGTGATCATGTTGATCAGAAGCTTAAAGAATACAGCAATGGTTTTATTTTTGACACAGAGGAGCTCGATGTTTTAACCTTTACAGCAGATCTAAAAAAGTTGGAGTCAGAACATGATGATGACAAAGGATACCTTCGTCAAGAGGAAGTCCTTTCTCTTCTACAAGATTCAGTCTTTTGTCAAAGAGCTAGTTCACTCTGTCAAGGAGTTGTTGATGTATCATTTAAGAATGTAGAAAGTATCACAGACAAGgataaaagcaaaaagcaaGAAAACGTGACAGAAATGCATAACAGGAAGCCTTACAAAAGAGGTACCATTAGAAAATCCCCTCTATACATGAACTGCATGCTGGCTGCACCTGATGGATCAAGGTTGTGTACTCTGGATCGCAAGAAGGCTGATTGGTATATTGAAAAGGGAATTG GCAAGCTGACAAACCTTGACCCGTACACAGTCCAGCTCAACTTTGAACCCTCAGGAAGGCCTGGGTCAGAGGATTCTTATTACCTCAATTTTAAAGACAATATTTGTGTTGTGTGTGGTAGCAGTAAGAGTTATTTGAGGAAAAATATTGTTCCTCACGACTACCGCAGATACTTTCCACTAGTCTTGAAAGATCATCATTCCCACGATGTGTTACTTATGTGCTCTGAATGCCATCGTCTTTCCGCGTTTCACGATGACAAGTTGAGGAAAGAGCTGGAAAGGAAGTACAATGCTCCTTTGG GAAATGCCAGTGTGGCCCGCCTCGTGGAAGATCCCGATCTAAAGAAAGTGAAATCAGCTGCAAAAGCTTTGAACTATGCTGGACAAAACTTGCCTTCAGCCAGGCATGAACAACTCACTTGCATTGTCCAAGAACATTTTAAGATCTCCAGTTTGACTCCTGAAATGATTCAAGAAGCTGCAACAATGGAAACTCGGAAAGAGAATTCGAATTATGTCTCTCATGGGCAAGAAGTCGTGAAAAAGATCCGGGAAGAGGGAAAATTGCTCGAGTTTGAGAAAATGTGGAGACAGCACTTTTTGGACACGATGCGCCCGCGTCACCTGCCACCTTTGTGGTCAGTTGACCATCGTCATGAtagtttaaaggaaaaaattgaggaTTTAAACGACAGCTGA
- the LOC131794598 gene encoding exonuclease 3'-5' domain-containing protein 2 isoform X3 has protein sequence MAAMCIATPLSDCFLIRLCKMDGQMPESVRDILEDKTILKFGVGIMDDAKRLSGMCGIDVSGCVDLRHVIQRCREGNIVQSRNQKMSLDALAKRVLGVTMDKYWRICCSNWEADEFERRQIEYAMNDAMVGSHIFLRLVKSKLDARKMVRSIVTPAGEPVNVKKSLSTHSGSVLHEESISMVGNQENYSQMQYCDSRKCDHVDQKLKEYSNGFIFDTEELDVLTFTADLKKLESEHDDDKGYLRQEEVLSLLQDSVFCQRASSLCQGVVDVSFKNVESITDKDKSKKQENVTEMHNRKPYKRGTIRKSPLYMNCMLAAPDGSRLCTLDRKKADWYIEKGIGKLTNLDPYTVQLNFEPSGRPGSEDSYYLNFKDNICVVCGSSKSYLRKNIVPHDYRRYFPLVLKDHHSHDVLLMCSECHRLSAFHDDKLRKELERKYNAPLGNASVARLVEDPDLKKVKSAAKALNYAGQNLPSARHEQLTCIVQEHFKISSLTPEMIQEAATMETRKENSNYVSHGQEVVKKIREEGKLLEFEKMWRQHFLDTMRPRHLPPLWSVDHRHDSLKEKIEDLNDS, from the exons ATGGCCGCCATGTGC ATTGCAACACCCTTGTCTGATTGCTTCCTTATTCGTTTGTGTAAAATGGATGGCCAAATGCCTGAATCAGTAAGAGACATTCTAGAAGATAAGACCATTCTCAAATTCGGTGTTGGAATAATGGACGATGCCAAGAGATTGTCAGGGATGTGTGGTATTGATGTGTCTGGCTGTGTGGATCTGAGACACGTGATTCAGAGATGCCGAGAGGGGAACATTGTCCAGTCTAG AAATCAGAAGATGAGCTTGGATGCCTTAGCTAAGAGAGTTCTTGGTGTGACCATGGACAAGTATTGGAGAATTTGCTGTAGCAACTGGGAGGCAGATGAATTTGAAAGAAGGCAGATTGAGTATGCAATGAATGATGCCATGGTCGGGAGTCATATTTTTCTTAGATTGGTAAAATCTAAACTGGATGCACGAAAAATGGTGAGATCTATAGTCACACCAGCTGGGGAACCTGTCAATGTGAAAAAGAGTTTGAGCACACATTCTGGATCTGTGTTGCATGAAGAGAGCATCAGCATGGTTggtaatcaagaaaattatTCCCAGATGCAATACTGTGATTCTAGAAAGTGTGATCATGTTGATCAGAAGCTTAAAGAATACAGCAATGGTTTTATTTTTGACACAGAGGAGCTCGATGTTTTAACCTTTACAGCAGATCTAAAAAAGTTGGAGTCAGAACATGATGATGACAAAGGATACCTTCGTCAAGAGGAAGTCCTTTCTCTTCTACAAGATTCAGTCTTTTGTCAAAGAGCTAGTTCACTCTGTCAAGGAGTTGTTGATGTATCATTTAAGAATGTAGAAAGTATCACAGACAAGgataaaagcaaaaagcaaGAAAACGTGACAGAAATGCATAACAGGAAGCCTTACAAAAGAGGTACCATTAGAAAATCCCCTCTATACATGAACTGCATGCTGGCTGCACCTGATGGATCAAGGTTGTGTACTCTGGATCGCAAGAAGGCTGATTGGTATATTGAAAAGGGAATTG GCAAGCTGACAAACCTTGACCCGTACACAGTCCAGCTCAACTTTGAACCCTCAGGAAGGCCTGGGTCAGAGGATTCTTATTACCTCAATTTTAAAGACAATATTTGTGTTGTGTGTGGTAGCAGTAAGAGTTATTTGAGGAAAAATATTGTTCCTCACGACTACCGCAGATACTTTCCACTAGTCTTGAAAGATCATCATTCCCACGATGTGTTACTTATGTGCTCTGAATGCCATCGTCTTTCCGCGTTTCACGATGACAAGTTGAGGAAAGAGCTGGAAAGGAAGTACAATGCTCCTTTGG GAAATGCCAGTGTGGCCCGCCTCGTGGAAGATCCCGATCTAAAGAAAGTGAAATCAGCTGCAAAAGCTTTGAACTATGCTGGACAAAACTTGCCTTCAGCCAGGCATGAACAACTCACTTGCATTGTCCAAGAACATTTTAAGATCTCCAGTTTGACTCCTGAAATGATTCAAGAAGCTGCAACAATGGAAACTCGGAAAGAGAATTCGAATTATGTCTCTCATGGGCAAGAAGTCGTGAAAAAGATCCGGGAAGAGGGAAAATTGCTCGAGTTTGAGAAAATGTGGAGACAGCACTTTTTGGACACGATGCGCCCGCGTCACCTGCCACCTTTGTGGTCAGTTGACCATCGTCATGAtagtttaaaggaaaaaattgaggaTTTAAACGACAGCTGA
- the LOC131794598 gene encoding exonuclease 3'-5' domain-containing protein 2 isoform X2 — MYILRFLAGKRALYSKIFLYIGQMESSKVRNATITSFTTLSNASKRKIGLGEPKSDRGREIEVRPSRLYSVIGTIATPLSDCFLIRLCKMDGQMPESVRDILEDKTILKFGVGIMDDAKRLSGMCGIDVSGCVDLRHVIQRCREGNIVQSRNQKMSLDALAKRVLGVTMDKYWRICCSNWEADEFERRQIEYAMNDAMVGSHIFLRLVKSKLDARKMVRSIVTPAGEPVNVKKSLSTHSGSVLHEESISMVGNQENYSQMQYCDSRKCDHVDQKLKEYSNGFIFDTEELDVLTFTADLKKLESEHDDDKGYLRQEEVLSLLQDSVFCQRASSLCQGVVDVSFKNVESITDKDKSKKQENVTEMHNRKPYKRGTIRKSPLYMNCMLAAPDGSRLCTLDRKKADWYIEKGIGKLTNLDPYTVQLNFEPSGRPGSEDSYYLNFKDNICVVCGSSKSYLRKNIVPHDYRRYFPLVLKDHHSHDVLLMCSECHRLSAFHDDKLRKELERKYNAPLGNASVARLVEDPDLKKVKSAAKALNYAGQNLPSARHEQLTCIVQEHFKISSLTPEMIQEAATMETRKENSNYVSHGQEVVKKIREEGKLLEFEKMWRQHFLDTMRPRHLPPLWSVDHRHDSLKEKIEDLNDS; from the exons ATGTACATTCTGCGCTTTTTAGCCGGTAAACGAGCTTTGTAttctaaaattttcctttatatCGGTCAAATGGAGTCATCTAAAGTAAGGAACGCGACTATCACTTCCTTTACGACTCTTTCTAACGCTAGTAAGCGTAAAATTGGTCTTGGGGAACCCAAATCTGATAGAGGCCGAGAAATCGAAGTCAGACCGTCACGCTTATATTCTGTTATTGGAACA ATTGCAACACCCTTGTCTGATTGCTTCCTTATTCGTTTGTGTAAAATGGATGGCCAAATGCCTGAATCAGTAAGAGACATTCTAGAAGATAAGACCATTCTCAAATTCGGTGTTGGAATAATGGACGATGCCAAGAGATTGTCAGGGATGTGTGGTATTGATGTGTCTGGCTGTGTGGATCTGAGACACGTGATTCAGAGATGCCGAGAGGGGAACATTGTCCAGTCTAG AAATCAGAAGATGAGCTTGGATGCCTTAGCTAAGAGAGTTCTTGGTGTGACCATGGACAAGTATTGGAGAATTTGCTGTAGCAACTGGGAGGCAGATGAATTTGAAAGAAGGCAGATTGAGTATGCAATGAATGATGCCATGGTCGGGAGTCATATTTTTCTTAGATTGGTAAAATCTAAACTGGATGCACGAAAAATGGTGAGATCTATAGTCACACCAGCTGGGGAACCTGTCAATGTGAAAAAGAGTTTGAGCACACATTCTGGATCTGTGTTGCATGAAGAGAGCATCAGCATGGTTggtaatcaagaaaattatTCCCAGATGCAATACTGTGATTCTAGAAAGTGTGATCATGTTGATCAGAAGCTTAAAGAATACAGCAATGGTTTTATTTTTGACACAGAGGAGCTCGATGTTTTAACCTTTACAGCAGATCTAAAAAAGTTGGAGTCAGAACATGATGATGACAAAGGATACCTTCGTCAAGAGGAAGTCCTTTCTCTTCTACAAGATTCAGTCTTTTGTCAAAGAGCTAGTTCACTCTGTCAAGGAGTTGTTGATGTATCATTTAAGAATGTAGAAAGTATCACAGACAAGgataaaagcaaaaagcaaGAAAACGTGACAGAAATGCATAACAGGAAGCCTTACAAAAGAGGTACCATTAGAAAATCCCCTCTATACATGAACTGCATGCTGGCTGCACCTGATGGATCAAGGTTGTGTACTCTGGATCGCAAGAAGGCTGATTGGTATATTGAAAAGGGAATTG GCAAGCTGACAAACCTTGACCCGTACACAGTCCAGCTCAACTTTGAACCCTCAGGAAGGCCTGGGTCAGAGGATTCTTATTACCTCAATTTTAAAGACAATATTTGTGTTGTGTGTGGTAGCAGTAAGAGTTATTTGAGGAAAAATATTGTTCCTCACGACTACCGCAGATACTTTCCACTAGTCTTGAAAGATCATCATTCCCACGATGTGTTACTTATGTGCTCTGAATGCCATCGTCTTTCCGCGTTTCACGATGACAAGTTGAGGAAAGAGCTGGAAAGGAAGTACAATGCTCCTTTGG GAAATGCCAGTGTGGCCCGCCTCGTGGAAGATCCCGATCTAAAGAAAGTGAAATCAGCTGCAAAAGCTTTGAACTATGCTGGACAAAACTTGCCTTCAGCCAGGCATGAACAACTCACTTGCATTGTCCAAGAACATTTTAAGATCTCCAGTTTGACTCCTGAAATGATTCAAGAAGCTGCAACAATGGAAACTCGGAAAGAGAATTCGAATTATGTCTCTCATGGGCAAGAAGTCGTGAAAAAGATCCGGGAAGAGGGAAAATTGCTCGAGTTTGAGAAAATGTGGAGACAGCACTTTTTGGACACGATGCGCCCGCGTCACCTGCCACCTTTGTGGTCAGTTGACCATCGTCATGAtagtttaaaggaaaaaattgaggaTTTAAACGACAGCTGA